One genomic region from Microcystis panniformis FACHB-1757 encodes:
- the pdhA gene encoding pyruvate dehydrogenase (acetyl-transferring) E1 component subunit alpha, with product MISERTLPTFNPASIIITKAEGLRLYEDMVLGRMFEDKCAEMYYRGKMFGFVHLYNGQEAISSGIIKALRQGEDYVSSTYRDHVHALSAGVPAQEVMAELFGKATGCSKGRGGSMHMFSAEHKLLGGYAFVAEGIPVATGAAFQSKYRREAMADASADQVTVCFFGDGASNNGQFFECLNMAALWKLPIIYVVENNKWAIGMAHDRATSQPEIYKKASVFSMVGVEVDGMDVVAVHAAAREAVARARAGEGPTLIEALTYRFRGHSLADPDELRSADEKQFWGERDPITRFAAYLYERDLATREELKEIEEKIQAEIEAAVKFAESSPEPDPSELTRFIFAEDE from the coding sequence ATGATTTCCGAACGTACTTTACCAACCTTTAATCCTGCTTCCATCATTATTACCAAAGCTGAAGGTCTTCGCCTATACGAGGATATGGTTTTGGGGCGGATGTTTGAAGATAAATGTGCCGAAATGTATTATCGAGGCAAAATGTTCGGTTTTGTCCATCTCTACAACGGTCAAGAAGCGATATCTAGCGGTATTATTAAAGCCTTGCGTCAGGGAGAAGATTACGTTTCCAGCACCTATCGCGATCACGTCCACGCCCTCAGTGCCGGAGTTCCCGCTCAAGAGGTAATGGCGGAGTTATTCGGCAAAGCTACCGGCTGTAGTAAAGGACGGGGCGGCTCCATGCATATGTTTTCCGCCGAACATAAGCTTTTAGGGGGTTACGCTTTTGTGGCCGAGGGGATTCCCGTCGCAACCGGGGCGGCTTTTCAAAGTAAATACCGTCGGGAAGCCATGGCTGATGCCAGTGCCGATCAGGTAACGGTCTGTTTCTTTGGGGATGGGGCGAGTAATAATGGCCAGTTTTTTGAGTGTCTGAATATGGCCGCCCTCTGGAAGTTGCCGATTATCTATGTGGTGGAAAATAATAAGTGGGCGATCGGTATGGCCCACGATCGAGCCACTTCTCAACCGGAAATCTATAAAAAAGCCAGTGTTTTTAGTATGGTCGGTGTGGAAGTGGACGGTATGGATGTGGTCGCCGTTCATGCCGCCGCCAGAGAAGCTGTAGCCCGCGCCCGCGCCGGTGAGGGGCCGACTTTGATTGAGGCCTTAACCTATCGTTTCCGGGGTCACTCTCTGGCAGATCCCGACGAGTTACGCAGTGCTGACGAGAAACAATTCTGGGGCGAAAGAGATCCGATCACTCGCTTTGCCGCCTATCTCTACGAGCGAGATCTGGCCACGAGAGAGGAATTAAAAGAAATCGAGGAGAAAATTCAAGCTGAAATCGAAGCCGCGGTTAAATTTGCCGAATCTAGCCCCGAACCCGATCCTAGTGAACTAACTCGCTTTATTTTCGCCGAAGACGAGTAA
- a CDS encoding IMS domain-containing protein, with product MRIPLDYYRILGIPFQVSAEQIDLAHADRGRQLPRQEYSQTAIVARQHLLDQAYQVLSDPDRRRDYDAQFFDPNPLLLNPESSTENLDSQAGEVAAASSEYPTPQITIAPADLVGALLILQELGEYELVIRLAETYLDLEPTTRPDMILTLALAYGELSREYWQDKNYEQAASTAAKALTWLEQEQMFPQVASEIRHDCDRLRPYRVLELLSQEKKPSLARQRGLNLLEEMLAARGGIDGQGDDRSGLGVDNFLRFIQQLRVYLTQAEQEKIWAKEAQRPSSVGNYLLVYALIARGFAQKQPAAIVAASARLQQLQKHQDVSLERSICALLLGQTEQASTILEKSQEQEILNYIKEQSGQSPDLLPGLCRYGERWLQTEVFCHFSDLVERKASLKEYFAEEEVQNYLEELSGFPDEKVPVSVQEKVGEPLESEVTVLKTHTPPTHLNPVPGATPMRESAYSSHSRPQKPSLARANGERTSSAVPALRATAQEETFTPYTQGSVVVTAAYRQPALNPLRRRPRRSRTPAAGNSGPAAPETVKTALVPPKRRRPARRKLRLDRVAILGVGLVGTLAVLSLGIKAIVDSQSPLAALQGEQLPISLNTPILEIPSANAEVMEGIPLDKETAKETIQAWLAAKSAAFGSEHQKEQLKEVLTGSALELWQKRAAALQGNNYWRYDHQVDVRSVTNNAKNPNLATVEAIVNEKAMYFHNGKEIVNSSYNKSLNVRYDLVRQGDKWLIENTEVLKTKVLP from the coding sequence GTGCGAATTCCTCTTGACTACTACAGGATATTGGGAATCCCCTTTCAGGTGAGTGCCGAGCAGATTGATTTGGCCCACGCCGATCGGGGACGGCAATTGCCACGTCAAGAATACAGTCAAACAGCGATCGTTGCCCGTCAGCACTTGTTAGATCAAGCTTACCAAGTGTTAAGTGATCCAGATCGCCGTCGTGATTACGATGCCCAATTTTTCGACCCCAATCCCCTGCTTCTCAACCCAGAAAGCAGCACCGAAAACCTCGATTCTCAGGCTGGGGAGGTGGCTGCTGCTTCCTCAGAATATCCCACTCCCCAGATTACCATTGCCCCCGCCGATCTAGTGGGAGCTTTGCTCATCCTGCAAGAGTTGGGAGAGTACGAGTTAGTGATTCGTTTGGCGGAAACTTATCTAGATTTGGAGCCAACTACTCGCCCAGACATGATCTTAACCTTGGCTTTGGCCTACGGGGAATTAAGTCGGGAATATTGGCAGGATAAAAATTATGAACAGGCGGCCAGCACCGCGGCCAAAGCCCTGACTTGGTTGGAACAAGAACAAATGTTCCCGCAAGTGGCCAGCGAGATTCGCCATGATTGTGATCGCTTGCGTCCCTACCGGGTTCTGGAATTGTTATCCCAGGAAAAAAAACCTAGTCTTGCCCGTCAGCGCGGCTTAAATCTCTTGGAGGAGATGTTGGCCGCTCGCGGCGGCATCGATGGCCAGGGCGACGATCGCTCTGGGTTGGGGGTGGATAATTTTTTACGCTTTATTCAACAGTTACGGGTTTATTTAACTCAGGCCGAACAGGAAAAAATCTGGGCAAAAGAGGCACAACGCCCCTCGTCGGTGGGTAATTATCTGTTGGTTTATGCCTTGATTGCCCGCGGTTTCGCCCAAAAACAACCCGCCGCTATCGTTGCGGCCAGCGCTCGCTTGCAGCAATTACAAAAACATCAGGATGTCTCCCTCGAGCGATCGATCTGCGCCCTACTGCTCGGTCAAACCGAACAAGCAAGCACAATTTTAGAAAAAAGTCAAGAGCAAGAAATATTAAATTATATTAAGGAACAATCCGGGCAATCTCCCGATCTCTTACCTGGGTTATGTCGTTACGGTGAGCGTTGGTTACAAACAGAAGTTTTCTGCCATTTTAGTGATTTGGTTGAGCGGAAAGCCTCACTAAAAGAGTATTTTGCCGAGGAAGAGGTACAAAATTATTTAGAAGAATTGTCAGGTTTTCCTGACGAAAAAGTTCCCGTGTCGGTTCAAGAAAAGGTTGGCGAACCTTTAGAATCGGAAGTAACTGTTCTCAAAACCCACACCCCCCCCACCCATTTAAACCCAGTGCCAGGAGCGACACCGATGAGGGAATCTGCTTATTCTTCCCACTCTCGTCCCCAAAAACCGTCTTTAGCTAGAGCTAACGGTGAGCGGACAAGCTCTGCTGTACCTGCCCTGAGAGCCACTGCTCAGGAGGAAACTTTCACCCCCTATACTCAGGGCAGTGTGGTGGTGACAGCAGCCTATCGTCAACCGGCACTTAATCCCCTCCGTCGTCGTCCCCGTCGCTCGCGTACCCCAGCAGCGGGTAACTCCGGGCCGGCAGCCCCAGAAACGGTAAAAACTGCCCTAGTCCCACCGAAACGGAGACGACCGGCCCGCAGAAAACTACGACTCGATCGAGTGGCAATATTGGGGGTAGGATTAGTGGGAACGCTCGCAGTTTTGTCCTTGGGGATAAAGGCAATTGTCGATAGTCAATCTCCTTTGGCAGCCTTGCAAGGGGAACAGTTACCGATTTCTTTAAATACTCCCATACTAGAAATTCCTTCGGCTAATGCGGAAGTGATGGAAGGGATTCCCTTGGACAAGGAAACAGCCAAGGAGACGATTCAAGCTTGGTTAGCAGCAAAATCGGCCGCTTTTGGCAGTGAACACCAAAAAGAGCAATTGAAAGAGGTTTTAACGGGTTCAGCCTTGGAACTTTGGCAAAAACGGGCGGCGGCTTTACAGGGAAATAACTATTGGCGCTACGATCATCAAGTGGATGTGCGATCGGTTACTAATAATGCGAAAAATCCTAATTTAGCGACAGTAGAAGCGATAGTCAACGAAAAGGCCATGTATTTCCATAATGGCAAAGAAATTGTCAATAGTTCCTATAATAAGTCCTTGAACGTGCGCTATGATTTGGTACGGCAAGGAGATAAATGGTTGATCGAAAACACCGAAGTCTTAAAAACCAAAGTTTTACCCTGA
- a CDS encoding glycosyltransferase family 2 protein yields the protein MPKYSLIIPIYNEEETIPELYRRVSDVMDSLDDSVELILINDGSRDRSLNLMRELQERDARVCYISFARNFGHQAAVTAGLNFARGQVIVVLDADLQDPPELIPKMIESWQAGYHVVYAQRTKRKKESWFKRLTAYVFYRLLRQLADVDIPADTGDFCLMDRQVVEVLNSMPERNRYIRGLRAWIGFRQTAVKFERDPRFAGEVKYTFKKSLALAINSLVSFSKIPLRISTYLGLFSALIALFMALLVLYWRLQQPDSPVTGLATILIAVFFLGSVQLISIGILGEYIGRIYEEVKGRPAYTIAEIAGLEIN from the coding sequence ATGCCGAAATACTCGCTAATTATCCCGATTTATAACGAGGAAGAAACCATTCCAGAACTCTATCGCCGTGTCAGTGATGTCATGGATAGTTTAGATGATTCTGTGGAACTGATTCTGATTAATGATGGCAGTCGGGACCGTTCCTTAAATTTAATGCGGGAACTACAGGAAAGAGATGCTAGGGTCTGTTACATTAGCTTTGCTCGTAACTTTGGCCATCAGGCTGCAGTAACGGCAGGACTTAATTTTGCTAGGGGTCAAGTTATTGTTGTCCTCGATGCCGACTTGCAAGATCCACCAGAATTGATTCCCAAAATGATTGAGTCTTGGCAAGCAGGTTATCATGTGGTTTACGCCCAGAGAACAAAACGGAAAAAAGAAAGTTGGTTTAAACGCCTAACTGCCTACGTTTTCTATAGATTGCTGCGACAATTAGCCGACGTGGATATCCCTGCGGACACGGGGGATTTTTGTCTGATGGATCGTCAGGTGGTGGAAGTATTAAACTCTATGCCAGAACGGAATCGTTATATTCGCGGTTTGCGCGCTTGGATTGGTTTCCGACAAACTGCTGTTAAATTTGAGCGGGATCCCCGGTTTGCCGGAGAAGTCAAGTACACTTTTAAAAAATCCCTAGCTTTAGCGATTAATAGCTTGGTGTCTTTTTCTAAGATTCCCCTGCGTATTTCCACTTATTTAGGCTTATTTTCCGCTTTAATTGCCCTGTTTATGGCTTTACTGGTTCTCTACTGGCGCTTACAGCAACCCGACTCTCCCGTTACTGGTTTAGCTACTATCTTGATCGCCGTGTTTTTCTTGGGTTCGGTACAATTGATCAGTATTGGCATATTAGGGGAATACATCGGTCGAATTTACGAAGAAGTTAAGGGCAGACCCGCTTATACGATCGCTGAGATCGCTGGGTTGGAAATCAATTAA
- a CDS encoding RRXRR domain-containing protein — protein sequence MARVPVISKDGKPLMPTKPSRARRWIKEGKAIGKFNDLDIFYVQLTDEPSDNKTQPIAIGIDPGKLFSGIGVQSSLFTLWKAHLELPFKRVKERMDNRCLMRRGRRGRRINRQLPFNLRAHRQKRFLNRRQGKLAPSIRANRQLELRVVSELTKIYPITDIYFEYIKADVDLTSGRKGAKSGKGFSPVMVGQKWAIEQLSQLATVHTRFGWQTSNLRKHLRLEKSKNKAEQSPESHANDGIALACFQFLDYLPFHTSNGHGYDWKGSVKVTNAPFAVIKRPPISRRQLHLMVFSKGGKRRKYGGSTTRHGFRKGDLVSSPKGIGYVSGDTEKQLSVSDANGQRLGQIAVSKIQLIRRSNGLIVSH from the coding sequence ATGGCAAGAGTTCCTGTTATTTCAAAAGACGGAAAACCGTTGATGCCCACTAAACCCAGTCGGGCCAGGCGGTGGATTAAGGAAGGAAAAGCTATCGGTAAATTCAACGACTTAGATATTTTCTATGTCCAGCTAACCGATGAACCTTCCGATAACAAAACCCAACCGATTGCTATTGGTATTGACCCGGGTAAATTATTCTCTGGAATTGGCGTTCAATCCTCTCTTTTTACTCTTTGGAAGGCTCACTTAGAACTTCCTTTTAAACGAGTAAAAGAGCGCATGGACAATCGCTGCTTAATGCGAAGAGGACGTAGAGGAAGACGGATTAACCGCCAACTTCCTTTTAATCTAAGAGCGCATCGACAAAAACGATTCTTAAATAGAAGACAAGGAAAATTAGCTCCCTCAATCAGAGCTAATCGTCAACTTGAACTTCGAGTCGTTTCCGAACTAACCAAAATCTATCCAATTACCGATATTTATTTTGAGTACATCAAAGCCGATGTTGATTTAACTTCTGGTAGAAAAGGGGCTAAGTCTGGAAAAGGTTTCTCGCCGGTTATGGTTGGACAAAAATGGGCTATTGAGCAACTGTCTCAATTGGCAACAGTCCATACTCGCTTTGGTTGGCAAACCTCTAATCTCAGAAAACATTTGCGACTAGAAAAGTCTAAAAATAAAGCAGAACAATCACCCGAAAGTCATGCTAACGATGGAATTGCTCTTGCCTGTTTTCAATTTTTAGATTATTTGCCATTCCACACTTCTAATGGACATGGATATGATTGGAAGGGTTCTGTTAAAGTAACGAACGCTCCCTTCGCTGTCATCAAACGTCCTCCTATTAGTCGTCGTCAACTTCACCTGATGGTTTTTTCTAAGGGTGGTAAACGACGTAAATATGGTGGCTCTACCACAAGACATGGGTTCCGTAAAGGAGATTTAGTTTCTTCTCCTAAAGGAATTGGTTATGTTAGTGGAGATACCGAAAAACAGCTATCTGTAAGCGATGCCAATGGTCAACGATTGGGACAGATAGCCGTTAGCAAGATTCAGTTAATTCGTCGTTCTAACGGTTTAATTGTTTCTCACTAA